One Brassica oleracea var. oleracea cultivar TO1000 chromosome C7, BOL, whole genome shotgun sequence genomic window carries:
- the LOC106305347 gene encoding auxin-induced protein 15A-like: MGLMRSILPNANQIFKLQSMRNRKGSPSSTTTSGLVPKGHVAVYVGEGLEKKRFVVPISYLNHPLFREFLNHAEEEFGFHHPMGGLTIPCREEAFLQLITSHQLH, translated from the coding sequence ATGGGTTTAATGCGGTCGATACTTCCAAATGCAAATCAAATCTTCAAATTACAGTCTATGAGGAACAGAAAAGGATCACCATCATCAACAACAACTTCAGGGCTTGTTCCTAAAGGTCATGTAGCGGTTTACGTTGGGGAAGGATTGGAGAAGAAGAGGTTTGTGGTTCCAATATCATACTTGAACCATCCTTTGTTCAGAGAGTTTCTTAATCATGCAGAGGAAGAGTTCGGATTTCATCACCCAATGGGCGGTTTAACGATTCCTTGTCGAGAAGAAGCGTTTCTTCAACTCATTACTTCTCATCAGCTGCATTGA